A genome region from Oryzias latipes chromosome 2, ASM223467v1 includes the following:
- the LOC105355388 gene encoding zinc finger protein OZF-like, giving the protein MPSLQPLRELISERLAAAAEEIFRLCEGTIVQYEQELCRHRRLQDHVSWNPQLQLHVAVVPQHYVTEKDFCNQHRNIRGEQEEPEPPQIKGEPEEPEPPQIKGEPEEPEPPQIKEEPEEPPQNEKGGGPEPQQIKEEPEEPPQNEKGGGPEPQQIKEEPEDFKQETETLMEILTYEENENSEPDLNNLLFYNVTDSQDEKSNSITDEALDQQNIEQKIQRICKECGKSFGHLSKFRFHMRIHKKGKAFACKVCTKSFSKLTNLQSHMITHTGEKYFSCKECDRGFSRISNLKTHMRTHTGEKPFSCKECDKSFSRISNLKTHMRTHTGEKPFTCKECNTSFSHISHLKRHMRTHTGEKPFPCTECDKSFSHIGNLKTHMRTHTGEKPFACKECKTSFSDSSNLKKHMRTHTGEKPFSCEECNRSFSEKYDLKKHMRTHKGERPFSCEECDKSFSHISSLKAHMRSHTGEKPFSCEECNKSFRHISHLYAHMRTHTGENHFPCKL; this is encoded by the exons ATGCCTTCCCTTCAGcctctgagagagttgatcagcgagcgactagctgctgcagctgaagaAATCTTCAGACTCtgtgaaggaaccatcgtccagtacgagcaggagctctgtcgtcaTCGCAGACTGCAGGATCATGTCAGCTGGAACCCGCAGCTTCAACTCCATGTTGCAG TCGTCCCGCAGCATTATGTGACTGAAAAGGATTTCTGCAACCAGCACAGGAATATCAGAGGGGAAcaggaagaaccagaacctccacagattaaaggaGAAccggaggaaccagaacctccacagattaaaggaGAAccggaggaaccagaacctccacagattaaagaggaacctGAGGAACCTCCACAGAATGAGAAAGGAGGAGGACCTGAACCTcaacagattaaagaggaacctGAGGAACCTCCACAGAATGAGAAAGGAGGAGGACCTGAACCTcaacagattaaagaggaaccagaggattttaaacaggaaactgaaacGTTGATGGAGATTCTTACCTATGAAGAAAATGAGAACAGTGAACCAGATCTAAACAATCTGCTGTTTTAtaatgtaactgatagtcaggatgaaAAATCCAATTCAATTACAGATGAAGCATTAGACCAACAGAACATAGAGCAGAAGATCCAAAGAATCTGTAAAGAATGTGGCAAAAGTTTTGGTCACTTGTCTAAATTCAGATTTCACATGAGAATCCATAAAAAAGGGAAAGCTTTTGCCTGTAAAGTATGTACGAAAAGTTTTAGTAAATTGACTAATCTCCAATCACACATGataactcacacaggagagaagtaTTTTTCTTGTAAGGAATGTGACAGAGGTTTTAGTCGAATATctaatctcaaaacacacatgagaactcacacaggagaaaagcctttttcttgtaaagaatgtgacaaaagtttTAGTCGAATATctaatctcaaaacacacatgagaactcacacaggagagaagccttttacTTGTAAGGAATGTAATACAAGTTTTAGTCACATATCTCATCTtaaaagacacatgagaactcacacaggagaaaagccttttccgTGTacagaatgtgataaaagttttagtcacATAGGTAatctgaaaacacacatgagaacccATACAGGGGAAAAGCCTTTTGcctgtaaagaatgtaaaactAGTTTTAGTGATTCATCAAATCTTAaaaaacacatgagaactcacacaggagagaagcctttttcctgTGAGGAATGTAATAGAAGTTTTAGTGAGAAATATGatctcaaaaaacacatgagaactcacaaaGGAGAGAGGCCTTTTTCTTGTGaagaatgtgacaaaagtttTAGTCACATATCTAGTCTGAAAGCACATATGAGAAGTCATACAGgcgagaagcctttttcttgtgaagaatgtaataaaagttttagACATATATCTCATCTCTAtgcacacatgagaactcacacaggagagaatcATTTCCCTTGTAAACTGTGA